One window of Solwaraspora sp. WMMA2056 genomic DNA carries:
- a CDS encoding DNA primase, which translates to MAKSPNQPDADRLAAGSVEPGAADPGPADDLGPTDDLESATDDTLDDAEDAPVVTATGDRSLWADVRIDPVEIALPAGVGLTLRAYRPATLLTPTDISEREEDDPFAARRRAAEAEDDDDETVVILDEEFAAELAEEEAAEQERARGERRGSGTDAASDEADDDPADDDADLGEDVPVFLSQRGKLLLFKTPQALVSFVRSGAPHDLAQLDTWTELVDRLEPADVAALPEDTYELDLVVENLRGGHDTWDAALLIQSGEVARDLAYALRMPSVLDMLSAGSSLDDLDEALRSTVDGGIGGFMARRRLKKIGAQTASLGWRTIIGKISAATDWRD; encoded by the coding sequence GTGGCCAAGTCGCCGAACCAGCCCGATGCCGACCGGCTCGCCGCCGGATCAGTCGAACCGGGCGCTGCCGATCCTGGGCCCGCCGACGACCTCGGACCCACCGACGACCTGGAATCCGCGACGGACGACACGCTCGACGACGCCGAGGACGCTCCGGTCGTGACGGCCACCGGCGACCGGTCGCTGTGGGCCGATGTCCGGATCGACCCGGTGGAGATCGCGCTGCCGGCCGGTGTCGGGCTCACCCTGCGGGCCTACCGCCCGGCCACCCTGCTGACCCCCACCGACATCTCCGAACGCGAAGAGGACGACCCGTTCGCGGCCCGTCGACGGGCCGCCGAGGCCGAGGACGACGACGACGAGACCGTCGTGATCCTCGACGAGGAGTTCGCCGCCGAACTGGCCGAGGAGGAAGCCGCCGAGCAGGAACGCGCCCGTGGCGAGCGACGCGGGTCCGGGACCGACGCGGCGAGCGACGAGGCCGACGACGACCCGGCCGACGACGACGCCGACCTTGGCGAGGACGTACCGGTCTTCCTCAGCCAGCGCGGCAAGCTGCTGCTGTTCAAGACCCCGCAGGCGCTGGTCAGCTTCGTCCGCTCCGGCGCACCCCACGACCTCGCCCAGTTGGACACCTGGACCGAGCTGGTCGACCGCCTGGAGCCGGCGGACGTCGCAGCGCTGCCCGAGGACACTTACGAGCTCGATCTCGTGGTGGAGAACCTGCGGGGCGGGCACGACACCTGGGACGCGGCGCTGCTGATCCAGTCCGGCGAGGTGGCCAGGGACCTGGCGTACGCGCTGCGGATGCCGTCAGTGCTCGACATGCTCTCGGCCGGATCCAGCCTGGACGATCTTGACGAGGCGTTAAGGTCGACGGTTGACGGCGGCATCGGGGGCTTCATGGCGCGCCGGCGACTGAAGAAAATCGGGGCACAAACCGCAAGTCTCGGTTGGCGCACGATTATCGGCAAGATCTCTGCCGCTACGGACTGGCGCGACTGA
- a CDS encoding DUF742 domain-containing protein, whose amino-acid sequence MTERDEPTGALVRPYAVTRGRTRPKLEIALEALVETTVRGRSAGATKGGTGREHQYIAALCDGRLQSLAEIAARMQLPLGVARVIIADMASDGLVAVYEPTSLDDTNDAVGTELLERVLSGLRRL is encoded by the coding sequence ATGACCGAACGTGATGAACCTACTGGCGCGTTGGTCAGGCCGTACGCCGTTACCCGTGGTCGTACCCGGCCAAAGCTGGAAATCGCTCTCGAGGCTCTCGTGGAGACAACGGTGCGTGGCCGGTCCGCAGGTGCCACAAAGGGCGGCACGGGCCGGGAGCACCAATACATTGCCGCGCTGTGTGACGGCCGGCTGCAGTCGCTCGCGGAGATCGCGGCGCGGATGCAGCTTCCACTCGGAGTAGCCCGGGTCATCATCGCGGACATGGCCTCGGACGGCCTGGTCGCGGTGTACGAGCCGACATCCCTGGACGACACGAACGACGCGGTGGGCACGGAACTGCTGGAGAGGGTGCTGAGTGGACTTCGCAGGCTCTGA
- a CDS encoding M56 family metallopeptidase produces MAYAVHFAAVIIACYLAAQALTRSTWCGPGWTWRSPRVAILCWQALGLAVGLAAIGLPLAVGLAPYGTGPGRAAGLFAGDLATAVAHLVGGHGWPTGAFPVGQGPLRLALVGAAGAIAVVLLGSTVRSLLAAVRAQRRHRDLLALVGRADPAAPGALVLDHPSAAAYCLPGVRPTVVVSAGALDLLGPGELAAVLSHERAHADERHDLVLLPFTALCRALPRLRWLRAAHDAVALLVEMRADDKARRQHTDAPLAAALRRFAATTDRITPAGVLAVADRDLDARVQRLLGDAPAPRLRPAAASLLAAALLLMPVSLYLAG; encoded by the coding sequence ATGGCGTACGCCGTGCACTTCGCCGCCGTGATCATCGCCTGCTACCTGGCCGCGCAGGCGCTCACCCGGTCGACGTGGTGCGGTCCCGGCTGGACGTGGCGCAGCCCCCGGGTGGCGATCCTCTGCTGGCAGGCGCTCGGCCTCGCGGTCGGGCTCGCCGCGATCGGGCTGCCGTTGGCGGTCGGTCTCGCGCCGTACGGCACCGGCCCCGGCCGGGCTGCCGGACTCTTCGCAGGCGACCTCGCCACCGCCGTCGCCCACCTCGTAGGGGGCCACGGCTGGCCGACCGGGGCCTTCCCGGTCGGGCAGGGCCCGCTGCGGCTGGCGCTGGTCGGTGCCGCCGGCGCGATCGCCGTCGTACTGCTCGGCTCCACCGTGCGCAGCCTGCTGGCCGCCGTACGGGCGCAGCGGCGGCACCGCGACCTGCTCGCCCTGGTCGGGCGCGCCGACCCGGCCGCGCCCGGGGCCCTGGTGCTGGACCACCCGAGCGCCGCCGCCTACTGCCTTCCGGGGGTACGCCCGACCGTGGTCGTCAGCGCCGGCGCGCTCGACCTGCTCGGTCCGGGTGAACTCGCCGCCGTCCTCAGCCACGAGCGGGCGCACGCCGACGAACGGCACGACCTGGTGCTGCTGCCGTTCACCGCGTTGTGCCGGGCGTTGCCCCGGCTGCGGTGGTTGCGGGCGGCGCACGACGCGGTCGCGCTGCTGGTCGAGATGCGTGCCGACGACAAGGCCCGCCGCCAGCACACCGACGCACCGCTCGCCGCCGCGCTGCGCCGGTTCGCCGCCACGACGGACCGGATCACCCCGGCCGGTGTACTCGCGGTCGCCGACCGGGATCTCGACGCCCGGGTGCAGCGGTTGCTGGGCGACGCTCCGGCACCCCGGCTGCGGCCGGCGGCGGCCAGCCTGCTCGCCGCCGCGCTGCTGCTGATGCCGGTCTCGCTGTACCTGGCCGGTTGA
- the cydD gene encoding thiol reductant ABC exporter subunit CydD — MTSPAAPATAAGGSPRRRPFDPRLLRQVPAARLPLAALGLLGVLAAVLIIAQATTLATVLAAAAQGELDRAALGGFLASVAGRAALGWAQGVLAASAAATVTAQLRVDLFTAIHRRGPAWVSEQRAGQLATLTGRGLDALDGYFTGYLPQLVLSVTVPVAVLARLVFADWSSALIVAVTLPLIPIFGALLGWHAQAATERQWRRLTQLGGHFLDMVAGLATLRAFGRERDQAEVVRRMADRHRVATMTTLRVAFLSALVLELVATLAVALVAVPVGLRLLTGGMALSTALLVLLLTPEAYLPLRAAGSKFHASMEGLTVLDEALTLIADADADAGTSADRAGAATVDQVGDATVDQVGAAARAVVRSAPAEIRFEAVTVAYRRTTALHDVDLTIRAGERIAVVGPSGAGKSTLLHLLLGFVAPTSGRITVDGVDLTELDIDQWRRQLAWVPQHAHLFAASVADNIRLGSPDAPPAQVTAAVQAAALTDVVAALPDGLDTRLGERGHGLSSGQRQRVALARAFLRDSPVVLLDEPTARLDGESEAAVLAGSRQLISGRTALIVAHRPALIDGVDRVVRLDAGRVSARHLSGAAS, encoded by the coding sequence ATGACGAGCCCTGCGGCTCCCGCCACCGCAGCCGGCGGTTCGCCACGCCGCCGCCCGTTCGACCCCCGGCTGCTGCGTCAGGTGCCGGCTGCCCGGCTGCCGTTGGCGGCGCTCGGCCTGCTCGGGGTGCTCGCCGCGGTGTTGATCATCGCCCAGGCGACGACGCTCGCCACGGTGCTGGCCGCTGCAGCCCAGGGTGAACTCGACCGGGCCGCCCTCGGCGGGTTCCTCGCCAGCGTCGCCGGCCGGGCCGCGCTGGGCTGGGCGCAGGGCGTCCTGGCCGCCAGCGCCGCCGCCACGGTCACCGCGCAGCTGCGGGTCGACCTGTTCACGGCGATCCACCGGCGCGGGCCGGCCTGGGTGTCCGAGCAGCGGGCCGGCCAGCTCGCCACCCTGACCGGCCGGGGTCTGGACGCCCTCGACGGCTATTTCACCGGGTACCTGCCGCAACTGGTGCTGAGCGTGACCGTGCCGGTCGCCGTACTGGCCCGGCTGGTCTTCGCCGACTGGAGTTCCGCGCTGATCGTCGCGGTCACCCTGCCGCTGATCCCGATCTTCGGCGCGTTGCTCGGTTGGCACGCCCAGGCGGCGACCGAACGGCAGTGGCGGCGGCTGACCCAGCTCGGCGGCCACTTCCTGGACATGGTGGCCGGCCTGGCGACGCTGCGGGCCTTCGGCCGCGAGCGGGACCAGGCCGAGGTGGTACGCCGGATGGCCGACCGGCACCGGGTCGCCACCATGACCACGCTGCGGGTGGCCTTCCTCTCCGCCCTGGTGCTGGAGCTGGTCGCCACCCTCGCTGTGGCGTTGGTGGCCGTCCCGGTCGGGCTCCGGCTGCTCACCGGCGGAATGGCGTTGTCCACCGCGCTGCTGGTGCTGCTGCTCACTCCGGAGGCGTACCTGCCGCTGCGGGCGGCGGGCAGCAAGTTCCACGCCAGCATGGAAGGCCTGACCGTCCTCGACGAGGCACTGACCCTCATCGCCGACGCCGACGCCGACGCCGGCACCAGTGCCGACCGGGCCGGGGCCGCGACTGTCGACCAGGTCGGGGACGCGACTGTCGACCAGGTCGGGGCGGCGGCACGGGCCGTCGTCCGGTCGGCCCCGGCCGAGATCCGGTTCGAGGCGGTCACCGTCGCCTATCGACGCACCACCGCGCTGCACGACGTCGACCTGACGATCCGGGCCGGCGAGCGGATCGCCGTCGTCGGGCCCAGTGGTGCCGGCAAGAGCACCCTGCTGCATCTGCTGCTCGGCTTCGTCGCCCCGACGTCCGGGCGGATCACCGTCGACGGGGTCGACCTGACCGAGCTCGACATCGACCAGTGGCGCCGACAGCTCGCCTGGGTGCCGCAGCACGCCCACCTGTTCGCCGCGTCAGTGGCCGACAACATCCGGCTCGGCTCACCCGACGCGCCACCGGCGCAGGTGACCGCCGCCGTACAGGCCGCCGCGCTGACCGACGTCGTGGCCGCACTGCCGGACGGCCTCGACACCCGGCTCGGTGAACGCGGCCATGGCCTGTCCAGTGGGCAGCGGCAACGGGTCGCACTGGCTCGGGCCTTCCTCCGGGATTCGCCGGTGGTGCTGCTCGACGAACCGACCGCCCGGCTGGACGGGGAGTCCGAAGCCGCAGTGCTGGCCGGCTCCCGGCAACTGATCTCCGGGCGGACCGCGCTGATCGTCGCGCACCGCCCGGCCCTGATCGACGGTGTCGACCGGGTCGTCCGGCTGGACGCCGGCCGCGTCAGCGCCCGGCACCTCAGCGGAGCGGCCTCGTGA
- the cydC gene encoding thiol reductant ABC exporter subunit CydC — MTAGPHRDAATGPHRDAAAGARRDRPPELTVLALARPYLGRLVGAGLLAAATEIAALALMATAVWLLITAAGQPPLDTVTVAIVAVRAFAIGRGVLRYTERLAGHDATLRVVTEVRFRIFRALAARRQTATDRSGDALSRLVSDVEAVQDLLLRVLVPGAAAAGVAALAVAGTAVVDPAAALVLAAGLAVAGIGLPAVATLLTRRTADRVAPLRGHLAADSTDLTYGAADLAAFGGTAAALDRTARRVRELAGLQRRLAVTGWAVDGVGVLVAGATAATVTVVAVRDGVAGVLVGVLAVGTLTAVEMCLALVAAARQWAQLRGGLRRVAELVGEPVDSAGGGQSDGDGDRPAPAAGVAVALDGVSVRYRAGTVPALDRLDLRLPPGRRVAVVGPSGAGKSTLLGVLTGAVDPHEGRITVDGTHLADVPAGRRHRLVGGLLAEAYVFNATVRDNLLLARPTATESELAAACAAAGLLDWVREQPDGWRTMVGAVGSQLSGGQRQRLALARALLVDPAVLVLDEPTEGLDPAMADAVLADVLAAAAGRTVVLVTHRLAGLESMDEILVLAAGRIAQRGSHAGLVDRPGWYREQWIMQQTAERGYLTATN; from the coding sequence GTGACCGCCGGGCCACACCGCGACGCGGCCACCGGGCCACACCGCGACGCGGCCGCCGGAGCACGCCGTGACCGGCCGCCGGAGCTGACCGTGCTGGCCCTGGCCCGGCCGTACCTGGGTCGGCTGGTCGGCGCCGGGCTGCTCGCGGCGGCGACCGAGATCGCCGCGTTGGCGCTGATGGCGACGGCGGTGTGGCTGCTGATCACCGCGGCCGGCCAGCCGCCGCTGGACACCGTCACCGTGGCGATCGTCGCGGTACGGGCGTTCGCGATCGGCCGGGGCGTGCTGCGCTACACCGAGCGTCTGGCCGGGCACGACGCCACCCTGCGGGTCGTCACCGAGGTACGGTTCCGGATCTTCCGCGCGCTGGCCGCCCGCCGGCAGACGGCCACCGACCGCTCCGGCGACGCGCTCAGCCGGCTGGTGTCCGACGTCGAGGCCGTGCAGGACCTGCTGCTGCGGGTGCTGGTGCCCGGGGCAGCCGCCGCCGGCGTGGCGGCGCTCGCAGTGGCGGGTACGGCCGTGGTCGACCCGGCCGCCGCGCTGGTGCTCGCCGCCGGGCTGGCGGTGGCCGGTATCGGGCTGCCAGCGGTCGCCACGCTGCTCACCCGGCGCACCGCCGACCGGGTGGCACCGTTGCGGGGGCACCTCGCCGCCGACAGCACCGACCTGACGTACGGCGCGGCCGACCTGGCCGCGTTCGGTGGCACCGCCGCCGCGCTGGACCGGACCGCGCGCCGGGTCCGGGAGCTCGCCGGCCTGCAACGGCGGCTGGCCGTCACCGGCTGGGCGGTCGACGGTGTCGGGGTGCTCGTCGCCGGGGCGACCGCCGCCACGGTCACCGTCGTCGCGGTGCGCGACGGCGTGGCCGGGGTGCTGGTCGGCGTACTCGCCGTCGGGACGTTGACGGCCGTCGAGATGTGCCTGGCGCTGGTCGCGGCGGCCCGCCAGTGGGCGCAGCTGCGCGGCGGGCTGCGACGGGTGGCCGAGCTGGTCGGCGAGCCGGTCGACAGTGCCGGTGGCGGGCAGTCCGACGGCGACGGTGACCGGCCGGCCCCGGCGGCGGGCGTGGCGGTCGCCCTCGACGGCGTGTCGGTGCGCTACCGCGCCGGCACCGTACCGGCGCTGGACCGGCTCGACCTGCGATTGCCGCCGGGGCGGCGGGTCGCCGTGGTGGGGCCGAGCGGCGCCGGCAAGAGCACCCTGCTCGGCGTACTCACCGGGGCGGTCGACCCGCACGAGGGGCGGATCACCGTCGACGGCACCCACCTGGCCGACGTACCGGCCGGGCGGCGGCACCGGCTGGTCGGCGGGCTGCTCGCCGAGGCGTACGTGTTCAACGCCACAGTTCGCGACAACCTGCTGCTGGCCCGACCGACGGCGACCGAGTCCGAGCTCGCCGCCGCCTGCGCGGCGGCCGGCCTGCTCGACTGGGTCCGGGAGCAGCCGGACGGGTGGCGGACGATGGTCGGCGCGGTCGGCAGCCAGCTCTCCGGCGGTCAGCGGCAGCGACTCGCGCTGGCCAGGGCGTTGCTGGTCGATCCGGCGGTGCTGGTCCTCGACGAACCCACCGAGGGTCTCGACCCGGCCATGGCCGACGCCGTGCTGGCCGATGTGCTGGCCGCCGCCGCCGGGCGGACCGTCGTCCTGGTGACCCACCGGCTGGCCGGACTGGAATCGATGGATGAGATCCTGGTGTTGGCGGCTGGTCGGATCGCGCAGCGCGGCAGCCACGCCGGGCTGGTCGACCGGCCCGGCTGGTACCGGGAACAGTGGATCATGCAGCAGACCGCCGAACGTGGCTACCTGACGGCGACCAACTGA
- a CDS encoding BlaI/MecI/CopY family transcriptional regulator, whose translation MTRLGDLERAVMDVLWDRDPAAGPATVRDVAEALQERDLAYTTVMTVLDRLAGKGMVSRERAGRAWQYQPAASREAHIAQLMLDALDLAGSRDAALVRFARSVTGTEAEVLRAALTDQAQAAERQG comes from the coding sequence GTGACGCGACTCGGCGACCTCGAACGCGCGGTGATGGACGTGCTGTGGGACCGCGACCCGGCGGCCGGGCCGGCCACCGTACGGGACGTCGCCGAGGCCCTGCAGGAGCGTGACCTGGCCTACACGACGGTGATGACCGTCCTGGACCGGCTCGCCGGCAAGGGCATGGTCAGCCGGGAACGGGCCGGTCGGGCCTGGCAGTACCAGCCGGCGGCGAGCCGGGAGGCGCACATCGCGCAGCTCATGCTCGACGCCCTCGACCTGGCCGGCAGCCGCGACGCGGCCCTGGTCCGCTTCGCCAGGTCGGTGACCGGCACCGAAGCCGAGGTGCTCCGGGCCGCCCTCACCGACCAGGCGCAGGCGGCCGAGCGGCAGGGCTGA
- a CDS encoding ATP/GTP-binding protein, which yields MAHRPMAGRVTSAKIVIAGGFGVGKTTLVGSVSEITPLTTEAIMTSAGVGVDDTRQVPGKTTTTVAMDFGRISIDRDLILYLFGTPGQTRFWFMWDELVRGAIGAVVLVDTRRLADCFAAIDFFEHRRLPYLVAINCFDGMQYHDPQDVRDALAISSDVPVVPCDARNRESTKHVLISLVEYVLTMRRQRAVAPA from the coding sequence ATGGCGCACCGCCCCATGGCCGGGCGAGTGACATCGGCGAAGATCGTGATCGCCGGTGGGTTCGGCGTCGGCAAGACGACGCTGGTCGGCTCGGTCTCGGAGATCACGCCACTGACCACCGAGGCGATCATGACCTCGGCTGGCGTGGGCGTCGATGACACGCGACAGGTGCCGGGCAAGACGACCACGACGGTCGCCATGGACTTCGGACGGATCTCGATCGACCGGGACCTCATCCTTTACCTGTTCGGCACGCCGGGCCAGACGCGTTTCTGGTTCATGTGGGACGAGCTGGTACGGGGAGCGATCGGTGCCGTCGTGCTCGTCGACACCCGTCGACTTGCCGACTGCTTCGCGGCGATCGACTTCTTCGAACATCGTCGGCTGCCCTACCTGGTGGCGATCAACTGCTTCGACGGCATGCAGTACCACGATCCGCAGGACGTACGGGACGCGCTGGCGATCTCCAGCGACGTACCGGTCGTGCCCTGCGACGCGCGGAACCGCGAGTCGACGAAGCACGTGCTGATTTCGCTGGTCGAGTACGTGCTGACCATGCGTCGTCAGCGTGCTGTCGCCCCAGCCTGA
- a CDS encoding transposase produces MAGVREEDGAVALVRVYCGLVSADRSVRSAPAWPALTAAVVDDAGRLLDICDIGDDPAGYARLSGLLIERASGPGGAAIAADSDDHLVTSLLTAAGRPLAVADDDAADDYAERFADDESLDEMSAPPAQRLAVGLARALQAGAINAVPLPVSRDLVAYQPVLAAHAALANGRQAAAVALREVLRELYPAALRAYPDPAEPVALAVLDALPEPGMLSGTSSRNRELSVAADAVAAHLAADGVADSATIDAAVTALRVAIVESPRRTAVNKALTSATAETVRHAVAAVRSCDAAADALIATLAARVTDPTPLSARRTVRRAADQPATPNLHAVPGSGEAGPASRTPAGGRRARPQPVGASTTSPQPMTTLPVAPAPVAPPPSAPAPLTPLAPVGRRAAADPAADRPVSAPPPPPGMTPISAQRPGIAPVDAGEPFRATLTTAAINDARAQRRPTPIVPRPNTRTGAGPAGGPPSAAPMSAPPAGTTPVSGSPVSASPVSASPVSASPVSGTPLSGIPASGPPRPHSPLAEPPTGGFSATDYSLPVPNGHPDHGTPRTPGSRSNWPLVGQSGEPDQQHTAYPRPGDGSGLGLPDTGSTGRVKPPWLADDLPPEPPMLRLVEPAMAERRPDDYSRPPGGLPVDAAPLRLVDGQQPDYGRGRRSAVEPLSAPPVADEGDGDLLIFAAARSAWFVRHPEGDGVDFSTPMDTGWRAAEQAARPATGTETHAGLPKRVPQANLVPGSPLRDERPLRIVRDAASIAEHTNGYFRGWRRGQEIGGYAVGGRPGREAAGGWDFSRDQSGQGDGREFEYRPAGNRS; encoded by the coding sequence ATGGCAGGTGTCCGGGAGGAGGACGGCGCGGTGGCGCTCGTGCGGGTGTACTGCGGTCTGGTATCGGCGGACCGGTCTGTCCGGTCGGCTCCGGCCTGGCCGGCCCTGACCGCTGCCGTCGTCGACGATGCCGGCCGGCTGCTCGACATCTGCGACATCGGCGACGATCCTGCCGGCTACGCCCGGCTCAGCGGACTGCTGATCGAGCGGGCCAGCGGGCCCGGCGGGGCGGCGATCGCCGCCGACAGTGACGACCACCTGGTGACCTCGTTGCTGACCGCCGCCGGCCGACCACTTGCTGTCGCCGACGACGATGCCGCCGACGACTACGCCGAGCGGTTCGCCGACGACGAGTCACTCGACGAGATGTCCGCGCCACCCGCCCAGCGGCTCGCTGTCGGGCTCGCCCGGGCCCTGCAGGCCGGAGCGATCAACGCCGTCCCGTTGCCGGTCTCCCGCGACCTCGTCGCCTATCAGCCGGTGCTGGCCGCACACGCCGCCCTGGCCAACGGTCGCCAGGCCGCCGCGGTCGCGCTACGCGAGGTGCTACGGGAGCTGTATCCGGCAGCCCTGCGCGCCTACCCGGACCCCGCCGAGCCGGTCGCCCTCGCGGTGCTCGACGCACTGCCGGAGCCCGGCATGCTCAGCGGCACCAGTTCCCGCAACCGGGAGCTGTCCGTCGCCGCCGACGCGGTCGCCGCGCATCTGGCCGCCGACGGCGTGGCCGACAGCGCCACCATCGACGCCGCTGTCACCGCGCTGCGGGTCGCGATCGTCGAATCACCTCGCCGTACGGCCGTCAACAAGGCGCTCACCTCCGCGACCGCCGAGACCGTCCGGCACGCCGTGGCCGCCGTACGGTCCTGCGACGCCGCCGCCGACGCGCTGATCGCCACGCTGGCCGCCCGGGTCACCGACCCCACGCCGCTCAGTGCCCGGCGGACGGTCCGGCGGGCCGCCGACCAGCCGGCCACTCCCAACCTGCACGCGGTGCCCGGCTCCGGCGAGGCCGGCCCGGCCAGCCGTACCCCCGCCGGTGGCCGGCGGGCCCGGCCCCAGCCGGTCGGCGCCTCCACCACCTCACCGCAGCCGATGACGACGCTGCCGGTCGCACCGGCTCCGGTCGCACCGCCGCCGAGCGCGCCGGCACCGCTGACGCCGTTGGCCCCGGTCGGCCGCCGCGCGGCGGCCGACCCGGCCGCCGACCGACCGGTCTCCGCACCGCCCCCGCCGCCGGGGATGACCCCGATCTCCGCACAGCGCCCGGGCATCGCCCCGGTGGACGCCGGCGAGCCGTTCCGGGCGACGCTCACGACCGCCGCGATCAACGATGCCCGCGCCCAGCGACGGCCCACCCCGATCGTGCCGCGACCCAACACCCGTACCGGGGCCGGCCCGGCCGGGGGGCCGCCCAGCGCGGCGCCGATGTCCGCTCCCCCGGCGGGTACGACGCCGGTCTCCGGCAGCCCCGTCTCGGCCAGCCCGGTCTCGGCCAGCCCGGTCTCGGCCAGCCCGGTCTCCGGTACGCCGCTGTCCGGTATCCCGGCCTCCGGCCCGCCGCGGCCGCATTCGCCGTTGGCCGAACCACCGACCGGGGGGTTCTCAGCGACGGACTACAGCCTGCCGGTGCCGAACGGCCACCCGGACCACGGCACGCCGCGTACCCCGGGTTCCCGGTCCAACTGGCCGCTCGTCGGTCAGTCCGGCGAGCCGGATCAGCAGCACACGGCCTACCCGCGACCCGGTGACGGCAGCGGGCTGGGACTGCCCGACACCGGCAGCACCGGGCGGGTGAAGCCACCATGGCTGGCCGACGATCTCCCACCGGAGCCGCCGATGCTGCGGCTGGTGGAGCCGGCGATGGCCGAGCGCCGACCGGACGACTACTCCCGCCCGCCGGGCGGTCTGCCGGTGGATGCCGCGCCGCTGCGCCTGGTCGACGGTCAGCAGCCCGACTACGGCCGCGGCCGCAGATCGGCCGTCGAGCCGCTCAGCGCTCCGCCGGTGGCCGATGAGGGCGACGGTGATCTACTGATCTTCGCCGCCGCGCGGTCGGCGTGGTTCGTCCGCCATCCCGAGGGCGACGGCGTGGACTTCTCCACTCCGATGGACACCGGCTGGCGCGCCGCCGAGCAGGCGGCCCGACCGGCGACCGGGACCGAGACGCATGCCGGTCTGCCCAAGCGGGTGCCCCAGGCGAACCTGGTGCCGGGGTCACCACTGCGCGACGAGCGCCCACTACGGATCGTCCGGGACGCCGCGAGCATCGCCGAGCACACGAACGGCTATTTCCGTGGCTGGCGGCGGGGGCAGGAGATCGGCGGGTACGCCGTCGGCGGTCGACCGGGTCGGGAAGCGGCCGGGGGCTGGGACTTCAGCCGCGACCAGAGTGGTCAGGGCGACGGCCGCGAGTTCGAGTACCGTCCGGCCGGCAACCGGTCCTGA